Proteins from a single region of Amycolatopsis sp. CA-230715:
- a CDS encoding tetratricopeptide repeat protein, protein MVKRKPAVPDPYAGEWATNKHLARPLPPPMRTTDVQKQLNLARADLREGRVAEAAAAAGELLAEIERKLLLPNPKEHLLHALAGAASTLLGLAGSGQDRFQEAIEEFARAGEVVEERGDLAADLGIALAKSGAPDEARPRLETAIDLGEDTPDVRRTLAEVLRDIGRPFDALRAFDLVLERAPYDWRARVARAELAEANGGAPLDVARGWLDAANTLLTAGRPEESAAAAERARELAPALTTDVALALASAHADSGNTAQALAQLHTVRESTATTAQRLSAAELFAQLGAFTEAGELTDAVLAVEPDEPEGLTLRAQLLVNQGRSADAEPIITQLADLAPEDPRTHYLRGVAALDAGDAVTAIAALSRADQIMPGQPAVLANLGAALAHTKHFDTALDLLDQALDLAPDDAWTLILRGRTKMDLERLAEAEADIRAALSFEPDQAEGHALLGELLSRKEDYAEADTEFALALTLDPGLGWVWPKRGEALTGLARWAEARDAFETAIRLAPEDASARTGLVNVLLSANGPDTIGDAERVVVAAIALDGQAADARALHAEILRRQGKLDEALAELDRALELLPDYAYAVGTRGEVLLELGRRDEAITELRRSVELGLDPAWVHGQLGQAHLLNYAENGTKTDLDQSLAHLRQAVTAVPDSPSLHVDLGQALRQQEDNEDALAEFDQALALYAVTTDAVPTSDLATAYACRGETRLALGDAAGAVADLDRAHDLGEDAADIRALSAEAKRLTDDLAGALTDADAALAEDPENVLALTVRGAVHADRGSPEAAEADLRAALRHDPVNADAHRQLRLLLLSAKRYDESVEALADAVGRTTGDVSLLSEYAQALTAAGDVRLALTVLDELLWRAPGNPEVHRLLGDTLSGTGRYAEAVSAYAQGLSLAPGDNTLVLNLAYAQARNDEFDAALATLDRLPPDATTLTARAEVFLEMGRWADAAAAASEAVRLPGHDVSAYLALGWALQHGEHTDQAKSKEAYAQAMRLSPEDDPWPRKGFANACYLTDDEETAHAHYRYVAKMLTDVSAHDPDRNGLRGWCLYRMGRHAEAVDCLRRAVDEPDLRPGILLDLVLAHLGRGDFAAAEDALAAVVTELDRLAPPRRRGIAQVGLDNLRTAAEHDVADRQKAREFVARITEALDAEPQA, encoded by the coding sequence GTGGTCAAGCGTAAGCCCGCCGTGCCCGACCCGTACGCGGGCGAGTGGGCGACGAACAAGCACCTGGCGCGCCCGTTGCCGCCGCCGATGCGCACCACCGACGTCCAGAAGCAGCTCAACCTGGCGCGGGCCGATCTCCGCGAGGGCCGGGTGGCCGAAGCCGCGGCGGCCGCGGGCGAGTTGCTGGCCGAGATCGAACGGAAGCTGCTCCTGCCCAACCCGAAAGAGCACCTCCTGCACGCGCTGGCCGGGGCCGCCTCGACCCTGCTGGGACTGGCCGGGTCCGGCCAGGACCGGTTCCAGGAGGCGATCGAGGAGTTCGCACGGGCGGGCGAGGTCGTCGAAGAGCGCGGTGACCTAGCCGCCGATCTCGGCATCGCACTGGCGAAATCGGGCGCCCCCGACGAAGCGAGGCCACGGCTGGAGACCGCGATCGACCTCGGCGAGGACACCCCGGACGTCCGGCGCACGCTCGCCGAGGTCCTGCGCGACATCGGGAGGCCGTTCGACGCGCTCCGCGCGTTCGACCTGGTGCTCGAACGCGCGCCCTACGACTGGCGGGCACGGGTGGCGCGCGCCGAACTCGCCGAAGCCAACGGTGGCGCACCGCTCGACGTCGCGCGCGGATGGCTCGACGCGGCGAACACCCTGCTCACCGCGGGTCGCCCGGAGGAGTCGGCCGCGGCCGCGGAGCGGGCCCGCGAACTCGCGCCCGCGCTCACCACCGACGTGGCGTTGGCGCTCGCGTCGGCGCACGCCGACTCCGGGAACACGGCGCAGGCGTTGGCGCAGCTGCACACCGTGCGGGAAAGCACGGCCACGACCGCGCAGCGCCTGTCGGCCGCGGAACTGTTCGCCCAGCTCGGCGCGTTCACCGAAGCGGGCGAACTGACCGACGCGGTACTGGCGGTCGAACCGGACGAGCCGGAAGGACTGACACTGCGCGCGCAGCTGCTGGTGAACCAGGGCCGTTCCGCCGACGCGGAGCCGATCATCACCCAGCTCGCCGACCTCGCCCCGGAGGATCCGCGCACCCACTACCTGCGCGGGGTCGCCGCACTCGACGCGGGTGACGCGGTCACCGCGATCGCGGCGCTGAGCCGCGCCGACCAGATCATGCCTGGCCAGCCCGCCGTCCTCGCGAACCTGGGTGCCGCGCTCGCGCACACGAAGCACTTCGACACCGCGCTCGATCTGCTGGACCAGGCACTGGACCTCGCGCCCGACGACGCGTGGACGCTCATCCTCCGCGGGCGGACCAAGATGGACCTCGAACGACTCGCCGAGGCGGAAGCGGACATCCGCGCGGCGCTGTCGTTCGAACCCGATCAGGCGGAAGGCCACGCGCTGCTCGGCGAACTGCTGAGCCGTAAGGAGGATTACGCCGAAGCCGACACCGAGTTCGCGCTCGCGCTCACCCTCGATCCCGGTCTCGGCTGGGTGTGGCCGAAACGGGGCGAAGCATTGACCGGCCTCGCGCGGTGGGCCGAAGCACGCGACGCGTTCGAAACCGCCATCCGACTCGCTCCGGAGGACGCGTCCGCTCGGACCGGGCTGGTCAACGTCCTGCTCAGCGCCAATGGCCCGGACACGATCGGCGACGCCGAGCGCGTGGTCGTGGCGGCGATCGCACTCGACGGCCAGGCCGCGGACGCTCGCGCGCTGCACGCGGAAATCCTGCGCCGCCAAGGAAAACTCGACGAAGCGCTGGCCGAACTGGACCGGGCCCTGGAGCTGCTGCCCGATTACGCCTACGCGGTCGGTACCCGCGGCGAGGTGCTGCTCGAACTCGGCCGCCGCGACGAGGCGATCACCGAGCTGCGGCGCTCGGTGGAGCTGGGGCTCGACCCGGCGTGGGTGCACGGCCAGCTCGGGCAGGCGCATCTGCTGAACTACGCGGAAAACGGCACGAAGACCGATCTCGACCAGTCGCTCGCGCACCTGCGGCAGGCCGTGACGGCGGTTCCCGACAGCCCTTCGCTGCACGTCGACCTCGGGCAAGCGCTGCGGCAGCAGGAAGACAACGAGGACGCCCTCGCGGAGTTCGACCAGGCCCTCGCGCTCTACGCGGTCACCACGGACGCCGTGCCCACGAGCGATCTCGCCACCGCGTACGCGTGCCGGGGTGAGACGCGGCTGGCGCTCGGGGACGCGGCCGGTGCGGTCGCCGATCTCGACCGCGCGCACGATCTCGGCGAGGACGCGGCCGACATCCGCGCGCTGTCGGCCGAAGCGAAACGGCTCACGGACGATCTGGCGGGCGCGCTCACCGACGCCGACGCCGCGCTGGCCGAAGACCCGGAGAACGTGCTCGCGCTGACCGTTCGCGGCGCCGTGCACGCGGACCGCGGCTCGCCCGAGGCCGCCGAGGCCGATCTCCGGGCCGCGTTGCGGCACGATCCGGTCAACGCGGACGCCCACCGCCAGCTCCGGCTGCTCCTGCTGTCGGCCAAGCGGTACGACGAATCGGTCGAAGCACTGGCGGACGCCGTGGGGCGGACGACGGGCGACGTCAGCCTCCTGAGCGAGTACGCGCAGGCGCTCACCGCGGCGGGCGATGTCCGGCTCGCGCTCACCGTGCTCGACGAACTGCTGTGGCGGGCGCCCGGGAATCCGGAGGTCCACCGGCTCCTCGGCGACACCCTCAGCGGCACGGGCCGTTACGCGGAAGCCGTGTCGGCGTATGCGCAAGGCCTGAGCCTCGCTCCTGGCGACAACACTCTGGTGCTGAACCTCGCGTACGCCCAAGCGCGCAACGACGAGTTCGACGCGGCACTCGCCACCCTCGACCGCCTCCCGCCGGACGCCACGACGTTGACCGCGCGGGCGGAGGTCTTCCTGGAAATGGGCCGGTGGGCCGATGCGGCAGCGGCAGCGTCCGAGGCGGTGCGCCTGCCCGGCCACGATGTCTCGGCGTACCTCGCGCTCGGCTGGGCCCTGCAGCACGGCGAGCACACCGACCAGGCGAAGTCCAAAGAGGCCTATGCGCAGGCGATGCGCTTGTCCCCCGAGGACGATCCTTGGCCGCGCAAGGGATTCGCCAACGCCTGCTACCTGACCGACGACGAGGAAACCGCGCACGCCCACTACCGGTACGTGGCCAAGATGCTCACGGACGTCTCCGCGCACGATCCCGACCGCAACGGCCTGCGCGGCTGGTGCCTGTACCGGATGGGGCGCCACGCGGAGGCCGTTGACTGCCTGCGCCGGGCCGTCGACGAACCGGACCTGCGGCCGGGAATCCTGCTCGACCTCGTGCTGGCGCACCTCGGCCGGGGCGACTTCGCCGCGGCCGAGGACGCGCTGGCCGCGGTGGTCACCGAACTGGACCGGCTGGCGCCGCCGCGACGGCGCGGCATCGCCCAAGTCGGGCTCGACAACCTCCGCACCGCCGCCGAACACGACGTGGCCGACCGGCAGAAGGCGCGCGAATTCGTCGCCAGGATCACCGAAGCCCTCGACGCGGAACCGCAGGCTTAG
- a CDS encoding uroporphyrinogen-III synthase yields MPQDAIQLSTSAVLRAGRVLRDALDDPDQRALAVTRLALAGERSIGAFDETTAQAFESAGVPARDEPPGERTVDVLAAALGQLDVATTLLAASSAVGERAAPDRTALDQPLRRLGTTVEVLTGLESAPPRRFQDDSPRPSTMEDAIDALRSRVTTAFDAVVKRSSEVVATSITGIRDGGPGALADGWRWAKQNLKLDQIGGKLARLGLRALRGALRILYRLLPSDRLDAIQDRVERLVTTADAGSPALAMVSAALGADEAARTADAALDDRPGDPVRLATATSALTALAARHGKVMDLCGGIATAIGFATALTGLGVLPVLILGAHLGLLGTVVVIGREYVGKIGETISEATR; encoded by the coding sequence ATGCCCCAGGACGCGATCCAGCTCTCCACGTCCGCGGTACTGCGCGCGGGCCGGGTTCTTCGCGACGCCCTCGACGATCCCGATCAGCGCGCGCTGGCGGTCACCAGGCTCGCGCTCGCCGGTGAACGCAGCATCGGCGCCTTCGACGAGACCACGGCACAGGCGTTCGAAAGCGCCGGCGTACCCGCCCGTGACGAACCACCCGGGGAACGCACCGTGGACGTGCTCGCGGCCGCGCTGGGCCAGCTCGACGTCGCCACCACCCTGCTGGCGGCCAGCAGCGCGGTGGGGGAACGGGCAGCGCCGGACCGGACCGCGCTCGATCAGCCGCTCCGTCGGCTCGGCACCACCGTCGAAGTGCTCACCGGGCTGGAATCCGCTCCCCCGCGACGCTTTCAGGACGATTCCCCCAGACCGTCCACTATGGAGGATGCGATCGACGCGCTGCGGTCGCGGGTCACCACCGCCTTCGACGCCGTCGTCAAGCGGTCCTCCGAGGTCGTCGCCACCTCGATCACCGGTATCCGCGACGGTGGCCCCGGCGCGCTGGCCGACGGCTGGCGCTGGGCGAAGCAGAACCTGAAGCTCGACCAGATCGGCGGCAAGCTCGCGAGACTGGGGCTGCGCGCGCTCCGTGGCGCGCTGAGGATCCTGTACCGGCTGCTTCCCTCGGACCGGCTCGACGCCATCCAGGACCGCGTCGAGCGGCTCGTGACCACCGCCGACGCGGGCTCGCCCGCGCTCGCGATGGTGAGCGCGGCACTCGGTGCCGACGAAGCCGCCCGTACCGCGGACGCGGCGCTCGACGACCGTCCCGGCGATCCCGTGAGGCTGGCCACCGCGACGTCCGCGCTGACCGCGCTGGCCGCCCGGCACGGCAAGGTGATGGACCTGTGCGGCGGTATCGCCACGGCCATCGGGTTCGCCACGGCGCTGACCGGGCTCGGCGTGCTGCCTGTGCTGATCCTCGGCGCGCACCTCGGCCTGCTCGGGACCGTCGTCGTGATCGGCCGCGAGTACGTCGGCAAGATCGGCGAAACGATCAGCGAAGCGACGAGGTGA
- a CDS encoding N-acetyltransferase, whose protein sequence is MPEYLGPRAPLSTRQGQDGRVPNSAHPLLDLFLDAARERFPAADGGVTVLPDLPGGLACSVAFTGHAVVATALSTVEVLGHRPDGFGGAMAPEFLRALAGPTGSIGTIDATLVRLGTGGAPRLPPLANADGHPRVRYARGLRTDVRVFGDDRGLVTVAAGLAGRTELSIELHHPDGGSRGRGRSLLADALTVVPRHEPVFAAVAPGNARSLRAFLAAGFTPIGAEVILRPG, encoded by the coding sequence ATGCCCGAGTATCTCGGGCCGCGCGCACCCCTGTCCACTCGCCAAGGGCAGGATGGCAGGGTGCCGAACTCCGCCCATCCGCTGCTCGACCTCTTCCTGGACGCCGCGCGGGAAAGGTTCCCCGCCGCCGACGGCGGCGTCACCGTGCTCCCGGATCTGCCCGGCGGCCTCGCCTGCTCGGTCGCCTTCACCGGGCACGCGGTCGTCGCCACCGCACTGTCCACTGTGGAGGTTCTCGGGCACCGGCCGGACGGCTTCGGCGGTGCCATGGCACCGGAGTTCCTGCGCGCGCTCGCGGGCCCCACCGGTTCGATCGGCACCATCGACGCCACGCTCGTCCGCCTCGGCACCGGCGGCGCACCACGCCTGCCGCCGCTCGCGAACGCCGACGGACATCCACGCGTCCGGTACGCCAGGGGCCTGCGCACCGACGTCCGCGTCTTCGGCGACGACCGCGGCCTGGTCACCGTCGCCGCCGGGCTCGCGGGGCGCACCGAGCTGAGCATCGAACTGCATCACCCGGACGGCGGTAGCCGGGGGCGGGGGCGATCGCTCCTCGCCGACGCGCTCACGGTGGTTCCCCGGCACGAGCCCGTGTTCGCCGCGGTCGCACCGGGCAACGCGCGGTCCCTGCGCGCGTTCCTCGCCGCCGGATTCACCCCGATCGGCGCCGAGGTGATCCTGCGACCGGGCTAG
- a CDS encoding helix-turn-helix domain-containing protein gives MSTVDVPAREGFAYWRDLICATFVRLTAEPVDDRHFHGKIENVPCGAVELSTVVADPQTVRRTRSLINQDDEEYLLASVLLDGCERVEQDGRSAVLRAGAMAFYDSTRPYSLHAVEPSSQLVVQVPKRELSIRDTSGLTARALGGGTPGVVVAKFLTSLRDATKEDAAQTAVLVPHAIGLLSAAASFAASAEPGPCAADALARQRVAEFLRRNFADPRLDASAVAHACKLSRRSLYRALGAEGVAAQLRRIRIDRAKEVLRHAAGKPIGSVAAACGFGSESGFHRAFREATGQTPGEYRQAAREVGTRRK, from the coding sequence GTGAGCACCGTCGACGTACCGGCGCGCGAAGGATTCGCCTACTGGCGGGACCTGATCTGCGCGACCTTCGTGCGCCTGACCGCGGAACCGGTCGACGACCGGCACTTCCACGGCAAGATCGAAAACGTGCCCTGCGGCGCGGTCGAGCTGTCCACGGTGGTGGCCGATCCGCAGACCGTGCGACGGACCAGGTCGCTCATCAACCAGGACGACGAGGAGTACCTGCTGGCGAGTGTCCTGCTCGACGGGTGCGAGCGCGTCGAGCAGGACGGGCGATCCGCCGTGCTGCGGGCCGGTGCGATGGCCTTCTACGACAGCACCCGCCCGTACTCCCTGCACGCCGTCGAACCGTCCAGCCAGCTCGTCGTCCAGGTGCCGAAGCGGGAACTGTCCATTCGGGACACCAGCGGGCTGACCGCACGCGCGCTCGGCGGTGGCACACCGGGGGTGGTGGTCGCGAAGTTCCTCACCTCGCTGCGCGACGCGACCAAGGAGGACGCGGCGCAGACGGCCGTGCTCGTCCCGCACGCCATCGGCCTGCTCTCCGCGGCGGCCTCGTTCGCGGCCAGCGCGGAACCGGGACCGTGCGCGGCGGACGCGCTCGCGCGGCAGCGGGTGGCGGAGTTCCTGCGCCGCAACTTCGCCGATCCGAGGCTCGACGCGAGCGCGGTCGCGCACGCGTGCAAGCTTTCCCGCCGCTCGCTGTACCGCGCGCTCGGCGCGGAGGGCGTCGCGGCGCAGCTGCGGCGGATCCGGATCGACCGCGCCAAGGAGGTGCTGCGGCACGCGGCGGGCAAGCCGATCGGCTCGGTGGCCGCGGCCTGCGGGTTCGGCAGCGAGTCCGGGTTCCACCGCGCGTTCCGCGAGGCGACGGGGCAGACGCCGGGCGAGTACCGGCAGGCCGCGAGGGAAGTTGGCACGCGGCGCAAGTGA
- a CDS encoding carbon-nitrogen hydrolase family protein translates to MQQAVRVAAVQAESAWLDLAAGVDKVIALIGEAAAGGAQLVAFPETFLPGYPWWVWLDSPAAGMRFVPRYAANSMTRDGAEMYRIRRAAAEHGIHVVLGFSERAGGSLYMAQAAISSIGDLLGVRRKLKPTHVERTVFGEGDGSDLQVHETALGRIGALNCWEHLQPLTKYAMYSQGEEIHVGSWPAFCGYRGLANALGPEVNTAASLIYAVEGQTFVVASCAVAGTAALELFCDTEQKRRLLQAGGGFSRIYGPEGTPLAEPLSETEEGILFADLPPELIAVAKSTADPVGHYSRPDVLRLLVNRNPAPNVVEVPPEDPLSAKDFLPSQVAH, encoded by the coding sequence ATGCAACAGGCCGTGCGCGTTGCCGCAGTGCAGGCCGAGTCCGCCTGGCTCGACCTCGCGGCGGGGGTGGACAAGGTGATCGCCCTGATCGGCGAGGCCGCCGCCGGAGGCGCTCAGCTGGTGGCCTTCCCGGAAACCTTCCTGCCCGGCTACCCGTGGTGGGTCTGGCTCGACTCGCCCGCGGCCGGGATGCGGTTCGTCCCGCGGTACGCGGCCAATTCGATGACCCGCGACGGCGCGGAGATGTACCGGATCCGCCGGGCCGCTGCCGAACACGGCATCCACGTCGTGCTCGGGTTCAGCGAGCGGGCGGGCGGCAGCCTCTACATGGCGCAGGCGGCCATTTCCTCCATCGGCGACCTGCTCGGGGTGCGGCGGAAGCTCAAGCCGACGCACGTGGAGCGGACGGTGTTCGGCGAGGGCGACGGCAGCGATCTCCAGGTGCACGAAACCGCGCTGGGCCGGATCGGCGCGCTGAACTGCTGGGAGCACCTGCAGCCGTTGACGAAGTACGCCATGTACAGCCAGGGCGAAGAGATCCACGTCGGGTCGTGGCCGGCCTTCTGCGGGTACCGCGGCCTGGCGAACGCGCTCGGCCCGGAGGTGAACACCGCGGCGAGTCTGATCTACGCGGTGGAGGGGCAGACCTTCGTCGTCGCGTCGTGCGCGGTCGCCGGTACCGCCGCGCTGGAGCTGTTCTGCGACACCGAGCAGAAGCGGCGGCTGCTCCAGGCGGGCGGCGGGTTCTCGCGGATCTACGGGCCGGAAGGAACGCCGCTGGCCGAGCCGCTGTCGGAAACCGAAGAGGGCATTCTCTTCGCCGATCTGCCTCCGGAGCTGATCGCGGTCGCCAAGTCCACCGCGGACCCGGTCGGGCACTACTCCCGCCCGGACGTCCTGCGCCTGCTGGTCAACCGCAACCCCGCACCGAACGTGGTCGAGGTGCCACCGGAGGATCCGTTGTCCGCCAAGGACTTCTTGCCGAGCCAGGTCGCGCACTGA
- a CDS encoding cytochrome P450: protein MDFSPPRCPAHDDRAPLYTPEFAADPATVYARLRERHGAIAPVELAPGVPANLVISYAAALEVLREPSTFPRDPRRWEQGQPPDNPVLPMLGYRPNYLYTDGAVHARLRGAVTSSLGRVNPHLLRGYVEHTARELIGRFAHLGSADLLGAYATSVALEVFNHLFGCPPGLGERLLDGVRGLFDLDDPEQANLKMGQAMAELIALKRREPGPDLPSWMIAHPARLTDEELLHQMIPMLGAGTELEQNLITNGVRLLLSDERFAGDLAGGSMPVEEALDEILWTDPPMANFSATYPQSDVDLLGARLPADQPLLISFAAANTDPELESSHRAGNRAHLAWGAGPHTCPAQVPARVIASAAIETLLDVLPDLRLAVPAEQLVWRQGPFHRALTSLPVSFTPVAMPAPAPVAPRPDEGRWAAPPVSSAGISTAQADPVPRRRNFFARWWRGN from the coding sequence ATGGATTTCTCCCCGCCCCGGTGCCCGGCGCACGACGACCGCGCGCCGCTGTACACCCCGGAGTTCGCGGCCGATCCCGCAACGGTCTACGCGCGCCTGCGCGAACGGCACGGTGCCATCGCGCCCGTCGAACTCGCGCCAGGTGTTCCGGCGAACCTGGTGATCAGCTACGCCGCCGCGCTGGAAGTCCTCCGCGAACCCAGCACGTTCCCCCGCGACCCGCGGCGCTGGGAACAGGGACAGCCGCCGGACAACCCCGTGCTGCCGATGCTGGGCTACCGGCCGAACTACCTGTACACCGACGGCGCGGTGCACGCGAGGCTGCGCGGCGCGGTCACCAGCAGCCTCGGCAGGGTCAACCCGCACCTGCTCCGCGGATATGTCGAGCACACCGCGCGCGAGCTGATCGGCCGGTTCGCCCACCTCGGTTCCGCGGATCTGCTCGGCGCCTACGCCACCTCGGTGGCGCTGGAGGTGTTCAACCACCTCTTCGGCTGCCCGCCCGGTCTCGGCGAACGGCTCCTCGACGGCGTGCGGGGCCTGTTCGACCTGGACGATCCCGAGCAGGCCAACCTGAAGATGGGCCAGGCGATGGCGGAACTGATCGCGCTCAAGCGGCGCGAACCGGGCCCGGACCTGCCGTCCTGGATGATCGCCCACCCCGCCCGGCTCACCGACGAGGAGCTGTTGCACCAGATGATCCCCATGCTGGGCGCGGGAACCGAACTGGAGCAGAACCTGATCACCAACGGGGTGCGGCTCCTGCTCTCCGACGAGCGGTTCGCCGGTGACCTCGCCGGCGGCAGCATGCCGGTGGAGGAAGCGCTCGACGAAATCCTGTGGACCGATCCGCCGATGGCCAACTTCTCGGCGACCTATCCGCAGTCCGATGTGGACCTTCTCGGTGCGCGCCTGCCCGCGGACCAGCCACTGCTGATCAGCTTCGCCGCCGCCAACACCGATCCCGAGCTGGAAAGCTCGCACCGCGCGGGCAATCGCGCGCACCTCGCCTGGGGTGCCGGGCCGCACACCTGCCCGGCGCAGGTCCCGGCGCGGGTCATCGCGTCGGCCGCGATCGAGACCCTGCTCGACGTGCTGCCGGACCTGCGCCTCGCGGTGCCAGCCGAGCAGCTCGTGTGGCGGCAGGGGCCGTTCCACCGGGCACTGACCTCGTTGCCCGTCAGCTTCACCCCGGTCGCCATGCCCGCACCCGCCCCGGTCGCGCCACGGCCGGACGAAGGGCGTTGGGCCGCCCCGCCGGTTTCGTCGGCCGGGATCTCCACGGCGCAGGCGGACCCGGTGCCGCGTCGGCGGAACTTCTTCGCCAGGTGGTGGCGGGGAAACTGA
- a CDS encoding sulfotransferase family protein: MLPGRENVGTVDDLHASATRLTGLADFGGDDHLEGLRVLLDSYAAEAELTPFGNKVHRAFLRGALVARLLSEAAWQQNPEYADVPVERPIFVTGLPRTGTTALHRLLTEDPAHQGLEVWLTEMPQPRPPRQTWAENPVFQRIQAGYEQHHVAHPEFMGLHHMSADQVEECWQLLRQSLKSVSYECLAHVPSYSRWLDGQDWTDAYRRHRRNLQLIGLPDAGRRWVLKNPSHLFALDELLAVYPDALIIQTHRAPSTIIASVCSLTEQASDGWSSKFRGDVVGRAQLDLWARGVERFREARARHDPAQFHDVAYDDFVADPIGTVEGAYRHFGLSLSERAREAMAAVHAASRSGERKPVHRYELADFGLTAEEVDERFAASVH; this comes from the coding sequence ATGCTTCCAGGGCGGGAAAACGTCGGCACGGTGGACGATCTGCACGCCTCGGCCACCAGGCTGACCGGGCTGGCCGACTTCGGTGGCGACGACCACCTCGAAGGGCTGCGGGTGCTGCTGGACTCCTATGCCGCCGAAGCGGAGCTGACGCCGTTCGGCAACAAGGTCCACCGCGCCTTCCTTCGCGGCGCGCTGGTGGCGCGGCTGCTGAGCGAGGCCGCGTGGCAGCAGAATCCGGAGTACGCCGACGTTCCCGTCGAACGCCCGATCTTCGTGACGGGCCTGCCGAGGACCGGGACGACCGCGTTGCACCGGCTGCTGACCGAGGATCCCGCGCACCAGGGGCTGGAGGTCTGGCTGACCGAGATGCCCCAGCCTCGGCCACCGCGCCAGACCTGGGCGGAAAACCCGGTGTTCCAACGGATCCAGGCTGGCTACGAGCAGCACCACGTCGCGCATCCCGAGTTCATGGGCCTGCACCACATGTCGGCCGACCAGGTCGAGGAGTGCTGGCAGCTGCTGCGGCAGTCGCTGAAATCGGTGTCCTACGAATGCCTCGCGCACGTGCCTTCGTACTCGCGCTGGCTCGACGGCCAGGACTGGACCGACGCCTACCGCAGGCACCGGCGCAACCTGCAGCTGATCGGGCTTCCCGACGCCGGGCGCCGCTGGGTCCTCAAGAACCCCAGCCACCTCTTCGCGCTCGACGAGCTGCTGGCGGTCTACCCGGACGCGCTGATCATCCAGACTCACCGGGCGCCGAGCACGATCATCGCGTCGGTGTGCAGCCTCACCGAGCAGGCCTCGGACGGCTGGTCGTCGAAGTTCCGGGGAGACGTGGTCGGGCGCGCGCAGCTCGACCTCTGGGCGCGCGGCGTCGAACGGTTCCGGGAAGCGAGGGCGCGCCACGATCCCGCGCAGTTCCACGACGTCGCCTACGACGACTTCGTGGCCGATCCGATCGGCACGGTCGAAGGCGCGTACCGGCATTTCGGGTTGTCGCTGAGCGAGCGGGCGCGGGAGGCGATGGCGGCCGTGCACGCCGCCAGCCGATCCGGGGAGCGCAAACCCGTCCACCGGTACGAACTGGCGGACTTCGGCCTGACGGCGGAAGAGGTCGACGAGCGGTTCGCCGCCTCCGTCCACTGA
- a CDS encoding SDR family oxidoreductase: MPDLLQDKVVLVSGVGPGLGRSIAVRSALAGADVVLAARTESRLAEVAEEIRALGRRAVTVPTDITDDASAEALAGKAHEAFGRVDTVVHNAFAIPPIVDLADVDLDAVRAGFETNVLAALRLTRLCTPALEESGGSVVMINSAVLRHSRRTFGAYKMAKASLLALAQSLASELGPRGIRVNSVAPGYIWADSLKWYFGYLAKERGVPPEQVYAETAETIDLRRLPEPDEIADTVVFLASALARCVTGQCLDVNGGEYHH, encoded by the coding sequence GTGCCGGATCTGTTGCAGGACAAGGTGGTCCTGGTGTCGGGTGTCGGACCGGGGCTCGGCCGGTCCATCGCCGTGCGCAGCGCGCTCGCCGGGGCGGACGTCGTCCTCGCCGCGCGAACCGAGTCACGGCTCGCCGAGGTGGCCGAGGAAATCCGCGCGCTCGGGCGGCGCGCGGTCACCGTGCCGACGGACATCACCGATGACGCTTCCGCCGAAGCGCTCGCCGGAAAAGCACATGAAGCGTTCGGGCGAGTGGATACGGTGGTGCACAACGCTTTCGCGATCCCCCCGATCGTCGACCTCGCCGATGTCGATTTGGACGCCGTCCGCGCGGGGTTCGAGACGAACGTGCTCGCCGCGCTCCGGCTGACGCGCCTGTGCACGCCCGCGCTCGAAGAGAGCGGCGGCTCGGTGGTGATGATCAATTCGGCGGTGCTGCGGCATTCCCGGCGGACGTTCGGCGCGTACAAGATGGCGAAGGCGAGCTTGCTCGCGCTCGCGCAGAGCCTCGCCTCGGAACTCGGCCCGCGCGGAATCCGGGTCAATTCGGTGGCACCGGGCTACATCTGGGCCGATTCGCTGAAATGGTATTTCGGCTATCTGGCGAAGGAACGCGGCGTGCCACCGGAGCAGGTCTACGCGGAAACCGCGGAGACGATCGACCTCCGCCGCCTCCCGGAACCGGACGAGATCGCCGACACCGTCGTCTTCCTCGCCTCGGCGCTGGCCCGGTGCGTGACCGGGCAGTGCCTCGACGTCAACGGCGGCGAATACCACCACTGA